The DNA segment CTGTTTTATTGCGTCTAAACCGGCAAAGGCACTTACCAACATGAGCAACGTAGATTCCGGTGTATGAAAATTAGTAAAAATTCCGTTAATCACCTGGAAGCTGTAGCCCGGATATATGAATATGCCTGTTTTACTCATGCCGCTCTTCAGTTGTTGGGTACGGGGATCCCACGCGGATTCCAGGGTGCGTATAGATGTTGTGCCGACGGCAATGATCGGTCGACCCTCTTCCTTTGCTTTGTTGACCAACTGGGCTGTTTTTTCCGGAATGGAATAGTGTTCGGTATGCATCCTATGCTGTTCTATGTCTTCGGTTCGGACTGGGAGGAAGGTTCCTAATCCGACATGGAGGGTCACATATGCGATAGTATGACCTTCAGCCGTTAGAGCTTCCAGGATTTCCGGGGTGAAATGCAGGCCGGCCGTTGGAGCGGCAACGGATCCGGTGTGGTCTGCTCTTGCATAGACGGTTTGGTAGCGTGTTTCATCCAGGGGCTCATCAGTTCGGTCGATATAGGGGGGGAGCGGAATATGGCCGTTCTTGTCTAGGTAGGTATCCGATATCGGTTGTGAAAACTGCAGTAGTTTCAGATTTGCATCATTTCCGATTATTGTTCCCTGGACGCCCTGTGGAAACCTGTAAACAGTACCTTCACGTTGCTTTTTTGATTTATTGGCCATAGCCTTCCAGGTGGTAGGGTCATTGGTTTCTTCCACGAGCAAAAACTCAACCCTGCTTCCGGTTTTTTGATTGGTTCCGAATATTCTGGCCTTTCGCACCCGGGAATCGTTAAAAATAAGCAATGAACCGCTTGGTAGATGTTGGGAAATTTCCTCAACACGAGTATGGGTCATCCGAGGAGCGGAACCCGGTGTGATGTTCGCTACAAGTAATCTACTAGTACCCCGTTTGTCTGACGGGTATTGGGCAATGAGATGTTCTGGTAGATTAAAAGAGAAGTTGTTGGTCTTCATGCGTTGAATCCGGTCCTTTTCTTTGTTCAATGGATTTTGCTTCAGGGACTGGAAGGCCCAGGTGGGTATAGGCTCGCTGGGTTACCATTCTTCCACGGGGAGTGCGTTGGATGAAGCCTTGTTGAATGAGATATGGCTCATAAAAATCCTCTAATGTATCAGTAGACTCCCCAACAGAAATAGCCAAGGTGTCTGCTCCGACTGGCCCGCCTTGATAGAATTCGATGATAGATCGGAGTATCCGGCGGTCCTGTTCCTCTAATCCTAGGAGATCTATTCCAAGTCTGGAAAGACTGTCTTT comes from the Spirochaeta lutea genome and includes:
- the queA gene encoding tRNA preQ1(34) S-adenosylmethionine ribosyltransferase-isomerase QueA; translated protein: MKTNNFSFNLPEHLIAQYPSDKRGTSRLLVANITPGSAPRMTHTRVEEISQHLPSGSLLIFNDSRVRKARIFGTNQKTGSRVEFLLVEETNDPTTWKAMANKSKKQREGTVYRFPQGVQGTIIGNDANLKLLQFSQPISDTYLDKNGHIPLPPYIDRTDEPLDETRYQTVYARADHTGSVAAPTAGLHFTPEILEALTAEGHTIAYVTLHVGLGTFLPVRTEDIEQHRMHTEHYSIPEKTAQLVNKAKEEGRPIIAVGTTSIRTLESAWDPRTQQLKSGMSKTGIFIYPGYSFQVINGIFTNFHTPESTLLMLVSAFAGLDAIKQIYATAVQLEYRFFSYGDAMLLL